The sequence GAGATGGCGCTCGGGCAGATCGAGCCCGGCATCGCGCGGCACAGCACCAAAGATAGGCATGGCGATGCCGGCAAGCGCTGCTCGCAGCATCTCCTCGTGGCGCGGGCTGCCGACCCGGTTGAGGATTACGCCGGCGACGGCCACATCCGCGCGGTGGTCGCGAAAGCCCCGCACCAGCGCGGCGACAGACTGCGACTGCTTTCCCGCATCCACCACCAGAACGACCGGCAGGCTTAGACGTGCGGCAAGATCGGCGGTCGAGCCGCTGCCGTCGGCGGCGCCGTCGAAAAGGCCCATGACGCCTTCGACCAGCAACAGGTCGGCAGTCTCGGCCTGGGCCGAGGCCAGTCTGTCGATGAGAGCGCCGCGCATGGCGAAGGGGTCGAGATTGACGCAAGGCCCGCCGCTGGCGGCAGCATGGAAGGCGGGGTCGATATAGTCGGGCCCGGTCTTGGCGCTGGCGACCCGGATCCCGGCCTTGCGATAGGCGGCGAGCAGGGCGAGCGTGAGCGTGGTCTTGCCGCTGCCGGACGCCGGTGCGGCGATGACGAGGCCGCTGGCCGGCCCGGATCTGGTGTTCATGTCAGCCGCCGCTCGCCGGCCGTGCGGTGGTCGTCTCGCGCAGGTCCAGCGGGTCGGGGTCGAGCTCCCGTCCTTCCAACGCGCCGAGCCAGTCGAGCCCGGCACGCAGCCGCACCACTTCGCCCACCACGACGATGGCCGGCGGTTCCAGCCCGGCGGCTTCCGCATCGGCGGAGGCGCTGGCCAGCGTCGTCTCCAGCACCTTCTGGTCGGGCAGCGAGGCATTGCAGACGATGGCGACAGGTTCCTCGCCCTGGCGTCCGCCGGACAGCAACTTGGAGACGATCAGGTCGAGATGCTTCATCGCCATGTACATGACGATCACCGGAGACCCGCGCGCCACCGCGTCCCAGTCGATGGCCGAGGGCGTCAGGCCGGTCTGGTCGTGACCGGTCAGGAAGGTGACGGCCTGGTTGGTGTCGCGATGGGTGGCGGGAATGCCGGCATAGGCAAGGCCGCCGATGCCGGCGGTCACGCCGGGAATGATGCG comes from Stappia sp. 28M-7 and encodes:
- the cobA gene encoding uroporphyrinogen-III C-methyltransferase; the encoded protein is MSNEKHKDQPAPTVAPNSCPPLSEALEGLARRGFPLPDFLPGWVWLAGAGPGDPGLLTLHVLNGLAQADVIVHDALVDASILGLARPDAIIDYAGKRGGKPSPKQRDISLKLVDYARAGKRVLRLKGGDPFVFGRGGEEALTLVSHGVPFRIIPGVTAGIGGLAYAGIPATHRDTNQAVTFLTGHDQTGLTPSAIDWDAVARGSPVIVMYMAMKHLDLIVSKLLSGGRQGEEPVAIVCNASLPDQKVLETTLASASADAEAAGLEPPAIVVVGEVVRLRAGLDWLGALEGRELDPDPLDLRETTTARPASGG